From Paraburkholderia sabiae, a single genomic window includes:
- a CDS encoding amidase: MQSDYLDHDAIGLADLVRKRKVSARELLETAIARAEATNPAINAIVLKDYDAARQRASREQANGNGDALADGPLAGVPYLVKDLGLPVKGLRMSMGSRHYRHYVPTEDAPIVTLTRAAGLNIFGKTSTSEMGQMPYTEPELFGPCRNPWSLDHTPGGSSGGSAAAVAAGIVPLAHASDGGGSIRIPASCCGLFGLKPTRGRQPSNAVPAPGDLGIDHAVSRSVRDSALLLDLTSGNADRPMGAPGTFLAATSEPCKPLHIAFVTDPMLAPTLSADARAALDDAAQLAASLGHHIEPVTLGIDFESLREAFLMIWSVSAENLVLRADQITGRKPNREEFEIPTWTMGHIGRKFGERELPAALEAQRQVSAKLTDLMTRYDVILCATLAAAPIKIGEMQPTAVEKMQMRAVTTVPVEPLMRKLLTEVSNKAFAWAGCTELFNLTGQPAMSVPLYWNARGLPIGVQFATREGGEAMLLRLAAQLETARPWFDRRPPLMPAR; encoded by the coding sequence GTGCAATCCGATTATCTCGATCATGACGCGATCGGCCTCGCCGATCTCGTGCGCAAGCGCAAGGTGAGCGCGCGCGAATTGCTGGAAACCGCGATCGCGCGCGCCGAAGCGACCAATCCCGCGATCAACGCGATCGTTCTGAAGGACTACGACGCCGCCCGCCAACGCGCGTCGCGCGAGCAGGCAAACGGCAACGGCGACGCACTCGCCGACGGACCGCTCGCGGGCGTGCCGTATCTGGTCAAGGATCTCGGCCTGCCCGTCAAAGGCCTGCGCATGTCGATGGGCAGCCGCCACTATCGCCATTACGTTCCCACGGAAGACGCGCCCATCGTCACGCTGACGCGCGCCGCCGGACTCAATATTTTCGGCAAGACGAGTACGTCCGAAATGGGGCAGATGCCTTATACGGAGCCCGAACTGTTTGGGCCGTGCCGCAACCCGTGGAGTCTCGATCACACGCCAGGCGGATCGAGCGGCGGTTCGGCGGCCGCCGTCGCCGCGGGCATCGTGCCGCTCGCGCATGCATCGGACGGCGGCGGCTCGATCCGCATTCCCGCGTCGTGCTGCGGCCTCTTCGGACTCAAACCGACGCGCGGACGCCAGCCGTCGAACGCCGTGCCCGCGCCCGGCGATCTCGGCATCGATCACGCGGTTTCGCGTAGCGTGCGCGACAGCGCGTTGCTGCTCGATCTCACCTCGGGCAACGCCGACCGTCCGATGGGCGCGCCCGGCACTTTCCTCGCCGCGACCAGTGAGCCGTGCAAGCCGCTGCACATCGCGTTCGTGACGGATCCGATGCTTGCGCCCACGCTTTCCGCCGACGCCCGCGCCGCGCTCGACGACGCCGCGCAACTCGCGGCATCGCTCGGTCATCACATCGAACCCGTGACGCTCGGCATCGACTTCGAGAGTCTGCGCGAAGCGTTTCTGATGATCTGGTCGGTGAGCGCAGAGAATCTCGTGCTGAGGGCCGATCAGATCACGGGGCGCAAACCGAATCGTGAGGAATTCGAAATCCCGACGTGGACGATGGGACATATCGGCCGCAAATTCGGCGAGCGCGAGTTGCCTGCTGCGCTCGAAGCGCAGCGCCAGGTCAGTGCGAAACTCACCGATCTGATGACGCGCTACGACGTGATCCTGTGCGCGACGCTCGCCGCCGCGCCGATCAAGATCGGCGAAATGCAGCCTACTGCCGTCGAGAAAATGCAGATGCGCGCCGTCACCACCGTTCCCGTCGAGCCGCTGATGCGCAAGCTGCTGACGGAAGTGTCGAACAAGGCGTTCGCGTGGGCGGGCTGCACGGAGTTGTTCAATCTGACGGGACAGCCGGCGATGTCGGTGCCGCTCTACTGGAACGCGCGCGGCCTGCCGATCGGCGTTCAGTTCGCCACGCGCGAAGGCGGCGAAGCGATGTTGCTGCGGCTTGCTGCGCAGCTGGAAACGGCGCGTCCGTGGTTCGACCGGCGGCCGCCGCTGATGCCTGCGCGCTGA
- a CDS encoding branched-chain amino acid ABC transporter substrate-binding protein has protein sequence MNIKIQKLLPISAAAMLFATLATTASADTVVKIGHVAPLTGGIAHLGKDNENGARLAVEEINAKGLTIGGQKITLQLDAQDDAADPRTATQVAQKLVDDKVVAVVGHLNSGTSIPASKIYSDAGIVQISPSATNPAYTQQGFKTTYRVVATDAQQGPALANYAAKGLKVKSVAIVDDSTAYGQGLANEFEKTAKSLGLNVMSHDATNDKAVDFRAILTKIKGENPDAIMYGGMDATGGPFAKQAKQLGLRAKVLAGDGVCTDKLSDLAGDATDNIVCSEAGMALEKMEGGQAFQAKYQKRFGQPIQIYAPFTYDAVYIIVDAMKRAGSTDPAKILAAMPNTDYKGVIGETTFDSKGDLKHGVISLYNYKSGKKTLLDVVKM, from the coding sequence ATGAACATCAAAATTCAAAAGCTGTTGCCGATCAGCGCTGCGGCGATGCTGTTTGCAACGTTGGCGACGACGGCTTCGGCCGACACCGTGGTCAAGATCGGCCATGTTGCGCCTTTGACGGGTGGCATTGCTCACCTGGGCAAGGACAACGAAAACGGCGCACGTCTCGCAGTCGAAGAGATCAACGCCAAGGGTCTGACGATCGGCGGCCAGAAGATCACGCTGCAACTGGATGCACAGGACGACGCAGCTGACCCGCGTACGGCTACGCAGGTCGCACAGAAGCTGGTCGACGACAAGGTCGTCGCAGTGGTCGGCCACCTGAACTCGGGCACGTCGATCCCGGCTTCGAAGATCTACAGCGATGCAGGCATCGTTCAGATCTCGCCGTCGGCAACGAACCCGGCCTACACGCAACAGGGCTTCAAGACGACGTACCGCGTCGTGGCAACGGATGCGCAGCAAGGTCCGGCACTGGCCAACTACGCAGCGAAGGGCCTGAAGGTGAAGAGCGTCGCGATCGTCGACGACTCGACGGCATACGGCCAGGGTCTCGCGAACGAATTCGAAAAGACGGCAAAGTCGCTGGGTCTGAACGTGATGTCGCATGACGCGACGAACGACAAGGCTGTCGACTTCCGCGCCATTCTGACGAAGATCAAGGGCGAAAACCCGGACGCGATCATGTACGGCGGCATGGACGCCACGGGCGGCCCGTTCGCCAAGCAAGCCAAGCAGCTCGGCCTGCGCGCGAAGGTGCTGGCTGGCGACGGCGTGTGTACCGACAAGCTGTCTGACCTGGCTGGCGACGCAACCGACAACATCGTCTGCTCGGAAGCCGGCATGGCGCTCGAGAAGATGGAAGGTGGCCAGGCGTTCCAGGCGAAGTACCAGAAGCGTTTCGGTCAGCCGATCCAGATCTACGCTCCGTTCACGTATGACGCTGTGTACATCATCGTCGACGCAATGAAGCGTGCTGGCTCGACGGATCCGGCGAAGATCCTCGCAGCAATGCCGAACACCGACTACAAGGGTGTGATCGGCGAAACGACCTTCGACTCGAAGGGCGACCTGAAGCACGGCGTGATCTCGCTGTACAACTACAAGTCCGGCAAGAAGACGCTGCTCGACGTCGTCAAGATGTAA
- a CDS encoding dienelactone hydrolase family protein, whose product MSVTSRWIDIPTGNDSFGAYMSTPKSGKGPAVIIIQEIFGVNGHIRDVVDQYAQDGYIAIAPDIFWRTQPRVELTYAGADRDKGIEILQKTNVDLAVADIGATAAALRAMPELTGKIAGVGYCFGGRLAYLAAAEGLLDIAVSYYGGGIQNALDKAPQIKVPMQFHYGELDHGIPLSAVGEVKERFAGRDDAELYIYPNADHGFNCTERASYHQHSAALAHGRTLTFLGTHA is encoded by the coding sequence GTGAGCGTGACTTCCCGATGGATCGACATTCCGACCGGCAATGACTCGTTTGGCGCGTACATGTCGACGCCGAAGAGCGGCAAGGGTCCGGCCGTGATCATCATTCAGGAGATCTTCGGCGTGAACGGCCATATTCGCGACGTCGTCGATCAATACGCGCAGGATGGCTATATCGCGATCGCACCGGACATTTTCTGGCGCACGCAGCCGCGCGTCGAACTGACCTACGCGGGCGCCGACCGCGACAAGGGCATCGAGATTCTTCAGAAGACGAACGTGGATCTCGCCGTCGCCGACATCGGCGCGACGGCTGCCGCGCTGCGCGCTATGCCGGAACTGACGGGCAAGATCGCTGGCGTCGGCTACTGCTTCGGCGGCCGTCTCGCGTATCTGGCCGCGGCTGAAGGGCTGCTCGACATCGCCGTGTCGTACTACGGCGGCGGCATCCAGAACGCGCTCGACAAGGCGCCGCAGATCAAGGTGCCGATGCAGTTCCACTACGGCGAACTAGATCATGGCATTCCGCTGTCGGCCGTCGGCGAAGTGAAGGAGCGCTTCGCGGGCCGCGACGACGCCGAACTGTATATCTACCCGAACGCCGATCACGGCTTCAACTGCACCGAGCGCGCAAGCTATCACCAGCACTCGGCAGCGCTCGCGCATGGCCGCACGCTGACTTTCCTCGGCACGCACGCGTAA
- a CDS encoding cupin-like domain-containing protein — translation MIDDEWRRWIAENLLLDASPEHVHAVLVEHGFEREHALCEIDSTLNSPYFQAGSRLRNRLRKREWMLSVYGELNRMRTGADCVERRARLSRDAFYEQFYFQNRPVIVTGMIDSWPARRRWNFDYFRARCAQAEVEVQFGRDTDANYEINQPSLRRAMRFGEYVDLVERAGVTNDFYMTANNASRNRVALAALWDDVPPIGEYLNATSADAGFFWFGPAGTKTPFHHDLTNNLMAQVIGRKRVLLVPFTDTAHMYNHLHCYSQIDGGALDVERFPSFEQAQVIECTLEPGELLFLPIGWWHYVEALDASVTMTYTNFLERNDFARTYSTYREL, via the coding sequence ATGATCGATGACGAATGGCGGCGCTGGATCGCCGAAAACCTGTTGCTCGATGCATCGCCCGAACATGTCCATGCCGTGCTCGTCGAACATGGCTTCGAGCGCGAACACGCTTTATGCGAGATCGATAGCACGCTGAATAGCCCTTATTTTCAAGCGGGTTCCCGCTTGCGCAATCGTTTGCGCAAGCGCGAATGGATGCTTTCCGTGTATGGCGAGCTGAATCGCATGCGAACGGGCGCGGATTGCGTCGAACGTCGCGCGCGGCTGTCGCGCGATGCGTTTTACGAGCAGTTCTATTTTCAGAACCGGCCTGTGATCGTCACCGGCATGATCGATTCGTGGCCCGCTCGCCGGCGCTGGAATTTCGATTACTTTCGCGCTCGCTGCGCGCAGGCCGAAGTGGAAGTGCAGTTCGGCCGCGATACGGACGCGAACTACGAGATCAATCAGCCGTCGCTGCGGCGCGCGATGCGTTTTGGCGAATATGTCGATCTCGTCGAACGCGCAGGCGTCACGAACGATTTCTATATGACGGCGAACAACGCGTCGCGCAATCGCGTGGCGCTGGCGGCGCTATGGGACGACGTGCCGCCCATCGGCGAATATCTGAATGCGACGTCGGCCGATGCGGGCTTTTTCTGGTTCGGTCCCGCCGGTACGAAAACGCCGTTTCATCACGACCTCACTAACAATCTGATGGCGCAGGTGATCGGCCGAAAACGCGTGTTGCTCGTGCCGTTCACCGACACCGCGCATATGTATAACCATCTGCATTGCTATTCGCAGATCGACGGCGGCGCGCTTGATGTCGAACGCTTTCCTTCGTTCGAACAGGCGCAGGTGATCGAATGCACGCTCGAGCCGGGCGAGCTGCTGTTTCTGCCCATCGGCTGGTGGCATTACGTCGAGGCGCTCGATGCTTCCGTCACAATGACGTACACGAATTTTCTCGAACGCAACGATTTCGCGCGCACGTACAGCACGTATCGCGAGTTGTGA
- a CDS encoding HugZ family pyridoxamine 5'-phosphate oxidase translates to MNIPAHAPLHLLHQAAIGTLATHARQPQGFPYPTVLPFAPDARHRPTILVSRLAEHTRNLHTDPRSGFLIVHAPDGDVLNGQRVTLVGTFEHVEPTPDVIQRYLRYHPDAERYLVLGDFSFWVMSVERMRYIGGFGAMGWLMADELDPLPPVSFEEESALIDMIERHPRRPQHVRLLGVDRYGADLVMSGNRNRVIFDTPAPDSESLRAVLEDCIVRLDVS, encoded by the coding sequence TTGAACATTCCCGCTCACGCCCCGTTGCATCTGCTGCATCAGGCCGCCATCGGCACGCTCGCTACGCACGCGCGCCAGCCGCAAGGCTTTCCGTATCCGACCGTGCTGCCGTTCGCACCCGACGCGCGACATCGCCCGACGATACTCGTGAGCCGTCTCGCCGAGCACACGCGCAACCTGCATACGGATCCACGCTCGGGTTTCCTGATCGTCCACGCGCCGGACGGCGACGTGCTCAATGGCCAGCGCGTCACGCTCGTTGGCACGTTCGAGCACGTCGAGCCGACGCCGGACGTGATCCAGCGCTACCTGCGCTATCACCCGGACGCCGAGCGCTACCTCGTGCTGGGGGATTTTTCTTTCTGGGTCATGTCGGTCGAGCGGATGCGTTATATCGGCGGGTTCGGCGCGATGGGCTGGCTAATGGCAGATGAACTCGATCCGCTCCCGCCTGTTTCGTTCGAAGAAGAAAGCGCGCTGATCGACATGATCGAGCGGCATCCGCGGCGGCCACAGCATGTTCGACTGCTGGGCGTCGACCGATATGGCGCGGACCTGGTGATGTCGGGCAACCGGAACCGCGTCATATTCGACACACCCGCTCCGGATTCGGAATCGCTGCGAGCCGTTCTCGAAGATTGCATCGTTCGTTTGGACGTTTCTTAA
- a CDS encoding H-NS histone family protein — MSSYRELLAQREKLEQQIEEAKAREYAEVLNEIKQKMADYGITLAELGGTRAKAVKAAGRPRAGVAPKYRDPATGSTWSGRGKPPRWIAGQDREKFLIEK, encoded by the coding sequence ATGTCCTCCTACAGGGAACTGCTCGCGCAGCGCGAAAAGCTCGAACAGCAGATCGAAGAGGCGAAAGCGCGCGAGTATGCGGAAGTGTTAAACGAGATCAAGCAGAAAATGGCTGATTACGGCATTACGCTCGCTGAACTCGGTGGTACGCGTGCGAAAGCCGTAAAGGCGGCGGGTCGTCCCCGTGCCGGAGTTGCGCCGAAATATCGCGATCCCGCGACCGGCAGCACCTGGTCGGGTCGTGGAAAGCCGCCGCGCTGGATTGCTGGTCAAGATCGCGAAAAATTTCTCATCGAGAAATAA
- a CDS encoding MBL fold metallo-hydrolase: MKVTLIPVTPFQQNSSLLVCEKTGRAAVVDPGGDLDIIKGEVERQKVSIEKVLLTHGHIDHCAGAKTLAEHYGVPIEGPHVDERFWIEQLPQQSLRFGFPAAEAFEPTRWLDDHDTVTFGDETLEVFHCPGHTPGHVIFFSRAHRLALVGDVLFAGSIGRTDFPRGNHGDLIRSIRDKLWPLGDDVTFVPGHGPTSTFGDERRTNPYVADGVGA; this comes from the coding sequence ATGAAAGTCACCCTGATCCCCGTCACGCCGTTCCAGCAGAACAGTTCGCTGCTCGTCTGCGAGAAGACCGGGCGCGCGGCCGTCGTCGATCCGGGCGGCGATCTCGACATCATCAAAGGCGAGGTCGAACGCCAGAAGGTGTCGATAGAAAAGGTGCTGCTCACGCACGGTCATATCGATCACTGCGCGGGCGCGAAGACGCTGGCGGAACACTACGGCGTACCGATCGAAGGTCCGCATGTCGACGAGCGTTTCTGGATCGAGCAACTGCCGCAACAAAGCCTGCGTTTCGGCTTTCCCGCCGCCGAAGCGTTCGAGCCGACGCGCTGGCTCGACGACCACGACACCGTGACGTTCGGCGATGAAACCCTTGAGGTCTTTCACTGCCCCGGCCACACGCCGGGACACGTGATCTTCTTCAGCCGCGCGCATCGGCTCGCACTCGTCGGCGATGTGCTGTTCGCCGGCTCGATCGGCCGCACCGACTTTCCGCGCGGCAATCACGGCGACCTGATCCGCTCGATCCGCGACAAGCTCTGGCCGCTTGGCGACGACGTCACGTTCGTCCCCGGCCACGGCCCCACATCGACGTTCGGCGACGAGCGACGCACGAATCCCTATGTCGCAGACGGAGTCGGCGCATGA
- a CDS encoding 3'-5' exonuclease family protein, with translation MSEEIYVSTDVEADGPIPGPHSMLSFASAAYTADKQLIATFSANLELLEGAAPHPVQEAWWKTQPEAWAACRKDLQQPAAALVKYVEWVEALPGKPVFVAMPAGFDFTFMFWYMMRFTDRCPFSWSALDIKTLAFAMTGLPYRKNIKPRFPKHWFDDHPHTHVALDDAIEQGALFCNMLAELRASQSAVVSEADGDDSGQKPAE, from the coding sequence ATGAGCGAGGAAATCTATGTGAGCACCGACGTCGAAGCGGACGGTCCGATTCCCGGCCCGCATTCGATGCTGAGCTTCGCGTCGGCGGCCTATACGGCCGACAAGCAGTTGATCGCCACGTTCTCGGCGAACCTGGAATTGCTCGAAGGCGCTGCGCCTCATCCCGTTCAGGAAGCGTGGTGGAAAACGCAGCCCGAAGCGTGGGCCGCGTGTCGCAAGGACTTGCAGCAGCCGGCGGCGGCGCTGGTCAAATATGTCGAGTGGGTCGAGGCGCTGCCGGGCAAGCCCGTGTTCGTCGCGATGCCGGCGGGCTTCGATTTCACCTTCATGTTCTGGTACATGATGCGCTTTACCGACCGCTGCCCGTTCTCGTGGTCGGCGCTCGACATCAAGACGCTCGCGTTCGCGATGACGGGCTTGCCATACCGAAAGAACATCAAGCCGCGCTTTCCGAAGCACTGGTTCGACGACCATCCGCATACACACGTCGCGCTCGACGACGCCATCGAGCAAGGCGCGCTCTTCTGCAACATGCTTGCGGAACTGCGCGCGAGCCAGAGCGCCGTCGTGTCGGAAGCAGATGGGGACGACTCAGGACAAAAACCCGCCGAGTAG
- a CDS encoding MFS transporter, translated as MPTVRDRFHLNPAMLSVALFAVAGGSIGAMVTNGPWIARVGTRRACLAGGLVMSACAALILVVPSYWMLLVLLAFFGAGMATLDVAMNAEASAVEEALGRPIMSALHGMFSLGGMAGAAVGGAALAHGMAPAVHLLLAALISAGVLLAACPAVLPHVPHSEHPDAHAPRGSRWRSPALWALGAIALIALIAEGAMYDWATVYMRDVVASTPAAASAAYAAFSGGMAAARFAGDAVRARFGAPQLIATSASLACAGMIGALLLPNPIAALTGFTMMGLGLANMMPVLFAAAARVKGIPAAEGLAHVAGLAYFGLLLGPVIIGGVAQVTNLPIGLSVVALCAALVAFVGPKVLRRLGI; from the coding sequence GTGCCGACGGTGCGAGACCGCTTCCATCTGAATCCGGCGATGCTGTCCGTCGCGCTCTTTGCGGTCGCGGGTGGCTCGATCGGCGCGATGGTGACGAACGGTCCGTGGATCGCGCGCGTCGGCACGCGCCGCGCGTGTCTCGCGGGCGGGCTCGTGATGTCGGCGTGCGCGGCGCTCATTCTGGTCGTGCCGTCGTACTGGATGCTGCTCGTGCTGCTCGCATTCTTCGGCGCAGGCATGGCGACACTCGATGTCGCGATGAACGCCGAAGCGAGCGCCGTCGAAGAAGCGCTCGGCCGGCCGATCATGTCGGCGTTGCACGGCATGTTCAGCCTCGGCGGTATGGCGGGTGCGGCTGTCGGCGGCGCGGCGCTGGCGCATGGGATGGCGCCGGCCGTGCATCTGCTGCTCGCGGCGCTCATCAGCGCGGGCGTGCTGCTGGCTGCGTGCCCCGCCGTGCTGCCGCACGTTCCGCATTCCGAGCATCCTGACGCGCATGCGCCGCGTGGCAGCCGCTGGCGCTCGCCCGCGCTGTGGGCGCTCGGCGCGATTGCGCTGATTGCGCTGATCGCCGAAGGTGCGATGTACGACTGGGCGACGGTCTATATGCGCGACGTCGTTGCGTCGACGCCCGCCGCGGCGAGCGCCGCCTACGCGGCGTTTTCTGGCGGCATGGCCGCCGCGCGGTTCGCCGGCGACGCCGTGCGCGCACGTTTCGGCGCGCCGCAGTTGATCGCCACGAGCGCATCGTTGGCATGCGCGGGCATGATCGGCGCGCTGCTTCTGCCGAATCCGATTGCGGCGCTAACGGGTTTCACGATGATGGGGCTCGGTCTCGCCAACATGATGCCGGTGCTGTTCGCGGCGGCCGCGCGTGTCAAAGGCATTCCGGCCGCCGAGGGCCTCGCGCACGTCGCAGGGCTTGCGTACTTCGGCTTGCTGCTCGGGCCGGTAATTATCGGCGGCGTGGCGCAGGTGACGAATCTGCCCATCGGCCTGTCCGTCGTCGCGCTGTGCGCGGCGCTCGTCGCGTTCGTCGGGCCCAAGGTGTTGCGCCGGCTCGGCATCTGA
- a CDS encoding septal ring lytic transglycosylase RlpA family protein, with the protein MKTRLPRRVGTVFAFLALAGCAVPPGANTQVSGVSATTKDARNVLAPQSYGSGMNNLPDAADQKGKLADAEPLTDGPNIADFHQTGRASWYGRGFHGRKTANGERFDMHALTAAHRTLPLGSYVRVTNPATNDTVVVKINDRGPYARGRVLDLSYAAAKILHLAHVGTARVKIEGLTQREAKAEMKEILASNQSDSNEK; encoded by the coding sequence ATGAAAACTCGGCTACCCCGACGTGTTGGGACCGTTTTTGCCTTTTTGGCACTCGCTGGTTGTGCGGTGCCTCCGGGCGCGAATACCCAGGTAAGCGGTGTGTCCGCAACGACGAAGGACGCGCGTAATGTGCTCGCGCCGCAGTCGTACGGATCAGGTATGAACAATCTGCCCGATGCGGCAGACCAGAAGGGCAAACTCGCTGACGCAGAGCCGTTGACGGACGGCCCCAACATCGCGGACTTCCACCAGACGGGACGCGCGTCCTGGTACGGACGCGGCTTCCACGGCCGCAAGACGGCCAACGGCGAACGCTTCGACATGCACGCGCTGACGGCTGCGCACCGCACGTTGCCGCTCGGCTCGTACGTTCGCGTGACCAATCCGGCGACAAACGACACCGTCGTCGTGAAGATCAACGACCGTGGCCCGTACGCTCGCGGACGCGTGCTTGATCTTTCTTACGCGGCTGCGAAAATTCTGCATCTTGCGCATGTCGGTACTGCACGCGTGAAGATTGAAGGTCTGACGCAACGCGAGGCTAAGGCCGAGATGAAGGAAATCCTGGCTTCGAATCAGAGCGATTCGAACGAGAAGTAA
- a CDS encoding cation diffusion facilitator family transporter, whose amino-acid sequence MSSTLAAQSAEKQRVARKSTYVSIGLNTVLMTMQIAIGVFAHSQALVADGVHSLADLISDFVVLIANRHSAAEPDADHNYGHSRYETVASLFLGGLLISVGVGMLWRAGTRLSDLQHIPAVHLSALAVAVVVLLSKEGLFRYMLREAQRVRSAMLIANAWHARSDAASSLVVALGILGSIAGVRLLDPIAAAIVGFMVARMGWTFGWDALQDLSDRALDEADTADLRARIMSTPGVRDVHELRTRKMGDFALVDAHILVDPMISVSEGHYIAETARSRVLSDNRVLDALIHVDPENDAIARPPVNLPPRAKIAAEVETALAAQGLKAASVNLHYLSTGLDVEVTLQPSRLDALESEVHQLERVDLEALKLTLGARRLSVTHAVDVSTAGAELAREPRGDA is encoded by the coding sequence ATGTCTTCCACCCTGGCCGCCCAGTCCGCGGAAAAGCAGCGCGTTGCGCGCAAAAGCACTTACGTCAGCATCGGACTCAATACCGTGCTGATGACGATGCAGATTGCCATTGGCGTGTTCGCGCATTCCCAGGCGCTCGTTGCTGACGGCGTGCATTCGCTCGCCGATCTCATTTCCGATTTTGTCGTGCTGATTGCGAATCGCCATAGCGCAGCGGAACCGGACGCGGATCATAACTACGGACATAGCCGTTACGAAACGGTCGCTTCGCTATTTCTCGGCGGTTTGCTGATCTCGGTCGGCGTGGGCATGCTGTGGCGCGCCGGCACACGGCTCTCCGATCTGCAGCACATTCCCGCTGTCCATCTGAGCGCGCTGGCAGTGGCTGTCGTCGTGCTGCTGTCGAAAGAAGGGCTGTTCCGCTACATGCTGCGCGAGGCGCAACGCGTGCGTTCGGCGATGCTGATCGCGAACGCGTGGCACGCGCGCTCCGATGCGGCGTCTTCGCTGGTGGTGGCGCTGGGTATTCTCGGGAGCATTGCGGGCGTGCGGCTGCTCGACCCGATCGCGGCTGCGATCGTCGGCTTCATGGTCGCGCGCATGGGCTGGACGTTCGGTTGGGACGCGCTGCAGGATCTGTCCGATCGCGCGCTCGACGAAGCCGATACCGCCGATCTGCGAGCACGCATCATGTCGACGCCGGGCGTGCGCGACGTTCACGAATTGCGCACGCGGAAAATGGGCGACTTCGCGCTGGTCGACGCGCACATTCTCGTCGATCCGATGATCTCGGTTTCTGAAGGTCACTACATCGCGGAGACGGCGCGCTCGCGCGTGCTGTCGGATAACCGCGTGCTCGACGCGCTGATCCACGTCGATCCGGAAAACGATGCGATTGCGCGGCCGCCCGTCAACCTGCCGCCACGTGCAAAGATCGCCGCCGAGGTGGAAACGGCGCTCGCCGCGCAAGGGCTCAAGGCGGCCAGTGTGAATCTGCATTATCTGAGCACCGGGCTCGACGTCGAGGTGACCTTGCAGCCGTCCAGGCTCGACGCGCTCGAAAGCGAAGTGCATCAACTCGAACGAGTCGATCTCGAAGCGCTGAAGCTCACACTGGGCGCGCGCCGGTTGAGCGTGACGCACGCCGTCGATGTGTCGACGGCTGGCGCAGAGCTCGCACGGGAGCCGCGCGGCGACGCTTGA
- a CDS encoding Lrp/AsnC family transcriptional regulator, translating into MTLDTFSQKILRLLQLDARRSVQEISDQVGLSSTPCWRRIKDMEQSGIIQRYTALLDREKLGLHVCALAHIHLTRHTEGGVEQFEREIATCPEVTECYSTTGESDYILKIVAPDIKAYDTFLHDRIFKIPAVAQVRTSVVLREIKFDTQLPL; encoded by the coding sequence TTGACACTCGATACGTTCTCTCAAAAGATCCTGCGTCTTCTGCAGCTAGACGCGCGCCGTTCGGTGCAGGAAATCTCCGACCAGGTCGGGCTCTCCAGCACGCCGTGCTGGCGGCGCATCAAGGACATGGAGCAATCGGGCATCATCCAGCGCTACACGGCGTTGCTCGACCGCGAAAAGCTCGGCCTGCACGTCTGCGCACTCGCGCATATTCACCTCACGCGGCACACGGAAGGCGGCGTCGAGCAGTTCGAGCGCGAAATCGCCACCTGTCCCGAAGTGACCGAGTGCTACAGCACGACTGGCGAATCGGACTACATTCTCAAGATCGTCGCGCCCGACATCAAGGCGTACGACACTTTCCTTCACGACCGCATCTTCAAGATTCCCGCCGTCGCACAGGTGCGCACGAGCGTCGTGCTGCGCGAAATCAAATTCGATACGCAGCTGCCGCTTTAA